One window of Marinomonas primoryensis genomic DNA carries:
- the yjjX gene encoding inosine/xanthosine triphosphatase yields MVVKTGSTVVRICVGSNNPVKVGAAKQAFTLMYPNHIVHCEEMHAPSGVADQPMTEAETRLGAQNRARYCARYYHEQQNNSDMDYFVAMEGGVDKFEEGAATFAYVVILSGEGALMTGRSANLPLPNKVYNRLQANEELGEVMDDLFNTSNIRQKGGAIGLFTNHAATRESVYTQALVLALAPSLHPEHYSD; encoded by the coding sequence ATGGTAGTTAAAACAGGCTCTACCGTCGTTCGTATCTGCGTCGGATCAAATAATCCGGTTAAAGTCGGCGCAGCAAAACAAGCTTTTACGCTCATGTATCCTAATCATATTGTCCATTGTGAGGAAATGCATGCACCATCTGGCGTAGCAGACCAACCGATGACAGAAGCAGAAACACGACTTGGAGCTCAAAATCGAGCTCGTTACTGTGCTCGATATTATCATGAACAACAAAACAATTCGGACATGGATTACTTTGTGGCAATGGAAGGCGGTGTCGATAAATTTGAGGAGGGCGCAGCGACCTTCGCTTATGTGGTGATTTTAAGCGGTGAAGGAGCATTAATGACTGGCCGGTCAGCTAATTTACCGTTACCAAATAAAGTTTATAACCGATTACAAGCCAATGAAGAGCTTGGTGAGGTTATGGATGATTTATTTAATACATCCAATATTCGGCAAAAAGGCGGAGCAATTGGTCTATTTACCAATCACGCAGCGACCAGAGAAAGTGTTTATACCCAAGCCTTAGTGCTTGCATTAGCACCATCATTGCATCCAGAGCATTATTCAGACTAA
- the yjjG gene encoding pyrimidine 5'-nucleotidase has product MKYQWILFDADETLFHFDNFAGLKHMFAKNNVVFEQAEFDEYQTLNKPLWVEYQNGNISAEQLQTLRFQRWSDTLAISTKELNKQFLDAMADICKTLPGAVELVKYLHENKVNMGIITNGFTQLQHIRLERTGFLPYFSPVVISELVGVAKPNALIFEDALRKMNHPDKKHVLMVGDTLESDILGGNSFGFDTCWLNHHSKQHPAEITPTHQISSLTELLVWLKNQ; this is encoded by the coding sequence ATGAAGTACCAATGGATCTTATTTGACGCTGACGAAACCCTTTTTCATTTCGATAACTTCGCAGGTCTAAAGCACATGTTCGCCAAAAATAACGTCGTTTTCGAGCAAGCAGAATTTGATGAATACCAAACACTGAATAAACCACTTTGGGTCGAATACCAAAACGGCAACATTAGTGCAGAACAACTACAGACACTTCGTTTTCAGCGCTGGAGTGATACATTAGCCATAAGCACGAAAGAGCTTAATAAACAGTTTTTAGACGCTATGGCGGACATTTGTAAAACATTGCCAGGCGCCGTAGAACTCGTAAAGTATTTGCATGAAAACAAAGTGAATATGGGTATCATCACCAATGGATTTACACAGCTACAGCACATACGCTTAGAACGAACTGGATTTTTACCGTATTTTTCACCTGTCGTCATTTCAGAATTGGTTGGTGTCGCTAAACCTAATGCCTTGATATTTGAAGACGCATTGAGAAAAATGAACCACCCAGACAAGAAGCACGTACTCATGGTTGGCGATACATTGGAATCAGACATTCTTGGCGGCAATAGTTTTGGGTTTGATACTTGTTGGTTGAACCATCACAGCAAACAACATCCGGCAGAGATAACACCAACACATCAAATCAGCTCATTAACAGAGTTGCTGGTTTGGCTGAAGAACCAGTAA
- a CDS encoding diguanylate cyclase domain-containing protein has protein sequence MVRRKLEPKKSNVKWREADSYGIVGHITASIGIAAWSADSITIEKTLSLADQALYEAKGQGRNRCIIATPEMAS, from the coding sequence GTGGTACGTCGAAAGCTTGAGCCTAAAAAGAGCAATGTTAAGTGGCGTGAAGCTGATTCATATGGAATAGTTGGACATATTACAGCGTCTATTGGCATTGCGGCATGGAGCGCTGATTCAATAACAATTGAAAAAACGCTTTCGTTGGCTGATCAAGCGCTTTATGAAGCCAAGGGGCAAGGTCGAAACCGTTGCATTATTGCTACGCCAGAAATGGCTAGCTAA
- a CDS encoding cache domain-containing protein — MIFQATEVNRAYASKLSDTTEVFLAASRQQLEYTANILSDKMADDVFLSDEANRLKYQTDSFNSVVISDASGLTQAASPETLNLVGKQLNSAGSLEALKAKRALISKPYISTIKNLLIFISAPIFDDQHHYLGFLGGSIYLRKPNILSKILGEHYYEDGSYIYVIDKYNQILYHPQKERIGTFVNNNDGLDEIISKKEGGLLLKNGQGIEMLAGYASILSTDWIIITQSPLESTLLPLTGIMEKVILRTLPMTLAVFLFIWLFARAISRPLQQLAERAKSLDSPTVSEDIEKINSWYVESLSLKRAMLSGVKLIHME, encoded by the coding sequence TTGATTTTTCAAGCGACAGAAGTCAATCGTGCGTATGCCAGTAAGCTTTCAGATACTACAGAGGTGTTTTTGGCCGCATCACGCCAGCAACTTGAGTACACCGCTAATATTCTATCGGACAAAATGGCAGACGATGTTTTTTTAAGTGATGAAGCCAACAGATTGAAATATCAAACGGACAGTTTTAACTCTGTGGTGATTAGCGACGCTTCCGGCTTGACTCAAGCGGCGTCCCCAGAAACGTTAAACCTAGTTGGCAAACAACTTAACTCAGCCGGCAGTTTAGAAGCGTTAAAAGCAAAAAGAGCGTTGATCAGTAAGCCATACATATCCACGATAAAAAATCTTTTGATCTTTATCTCTGCGCCTATCTTTGACGATCAGCATCATTATTTGGGTTTTTTAGGGGGATCTATCTACCTTAGAAAACCGAATATTCTGAGTAAGATATTAGGCGAACATTACTATGAAGATGGCTCCTATATTTATGTGATAGATAAATATAATCAAATTTTGTATCACCCACAAAAAGAGCGAATTGGAACCTTTGTTAATAACAATGACGGATTGGATGAAATTATCAGTAAGAAAGAAGGGGGCTTACTGCTAAAAAATGGTCAAGGTATCGAGATGTTAGCAGGCTACGCCAGCATCCTTAGTACAGATTGGATCATCATAACGCAAAGTCCTTTAGAATCTACGTTGCTACCGTTAACCGGTATTATGGAAAAAGTTATTTTAAGAACCTTGCCGATGACATTGGCTGTGTTTTTGTTTATTTGGTTATTTGCACGGGCTATTTCACGCCCACTTCAGCAATTGGCTGAGAGGGCGAAATCACTTGATAGTCCAACAGTGAGCGAGGATATAGAAAAAATCAACTCGTGGTACGTCGAAAGCTTGAGCCTAAAAAGAGCAATGTTAAGTGGCGTGAAGCTGATTCATATGGAATAG